The Lolium rigidum isolate FL_2022 chromosome 1, APGP_CSIRO_Lrig_0.1, whole genome shotgun sequence region accaccgctgcacctcgtcaccgctgtaacgatttgggttgaatcttgattgtttgataggggaaactctcccggtgttcatctctacttgttattgatgctattgagtgaaaccattgagccaaggtttatgttcagattgttattcatcatcatatcacctctgattgtattccatatgatgtctcgtgagtagttcgtttagttcttgaggacatgggtgaagtctaaatgctagtagtgaattatggttgagtaatattcaatgttatgatatttaagttgtggtgtcattcttctagtggtgtcgtgtgaacgtcgactacacgatacttcaccatttatgggcctaggggagtgcatcttgtattcggttgctaattgcggggttgccggagtgacgtaaacctgagccccgttagtatatcgatgcaagagggatcgcaggatctcggagtttaaggttgtggttagatttatcttaattactttcttgtagttgcggatgcttgcaaggggtataatcacaagtatgtattagtcctaggaagggcggtgcattagcataggttcacccacacaacacttatcaaaacaatgaagattatttagccacatgaagcgaaagcactagactaaaatccctgtgtgtcctcaagaacgtttggtcgttataagtaaacaaaccggcttgtcctttgtgctaaaaaggattgggccactcgctgcaattatttctctcgcattttacttactcgtactttattcatctgttacatcaaaaccccttgaatacttgtctgtgagcatttacagtgaatccttcatcgaaactacttgtcaacaccttctgctcctcgttgggatcgacattcttacttatcgaagatactacgatacaccccctatacttgtgggtcatcagtcttccgggaaaaataagatgctgggtcttcgtttcgtcgaattccgagaatattgcccgaacagcctttctggaaccaaaaacaacagaaaacaacagaatcggcactgtggcatcttgttaataggttagttccggaaaacgcataaaaacattataaagtgtgagcaaaacatgtaggtattgtcataaaacaagcatggaacatcagaaattatggatacgttggagacgtatcagcatccccaagcttagttcctactcgtcctcgagtaggtaaacgataaaaaaaaagaataatttctgaagtgacatgctaccaacataatcttaatcatactattgcaaagcatatgagatgaacgaagtgactcaaggcaatgatctatatttgctaacaaatagataacatatagcaaaatttttcatgaatagtactttcaagacaagcatcaaaagttttgcataagagttaactcataaagcaataaattcaaagtaaaggcatcgaagcaacacaaaggaagatataagtttcagcagttgctttcaactttcaacatgcaaatctcatggataattgtcaacacaaagtaatatgatgaatgcaaataagcaagtatgtaaaaatcaatgcacagttgacacaagtgtttgcttctaagatggaaggaagtaggtaaactgactcaacataaaagtaaaagaatggcccttcgcagagggaagcagggataaaatcatgtgctagagcttttcaagttttgaaatcatatagagagcataaaagtaaagttttgagaggtgtttgttgttgtcaacgaatggtaatgggtactctaactaccttatcaaccagactttcaagagcgtctcccatgaaggacgttatctctaccagcaaggtagatcatccctcttctcttttgtttacacatgtactttagttttatttattagatgacactcccccaaccttttgcttacacaagccatggctaaccgaatcctcgggtgccttccaacattcacataccatggaggagtgtctatttgcaaaattaagttgcttactgatagatcagggcaaaacatgtgaagagaattattaatgaaggttattaattggggctgggaaccccattgccagctctttttgcaaaattattggataagcggatgaagccactagtccattatgaaagtctgtcagaagtaaatgacaagatcgaaagataaaacaccacatacttcatcatgagctataaaacattgacacaaataagagatgatagcttttgaattgtttaaaggtagcacatgaagtatttacttggaatggcaggaaataccacatagtaggtagatatgatggacacaaatggcataggtttttggctcaaggttttggatgcacgagaagcattccctctcagtacaaggctttgggctagcaaggttgtttcaagcaaacacaagtatgaaccggtacagcaaaacttacataagaacaaattgcaagcattataaaactctacattttcttccttgttgctcaaacacttttaccagaaaatatctagaccttagagagaccaatcatgcaaaccaattttcaacaagctctacgatatttatccactaataggtttaaactacatgatgcaagagcatgatctacttgagagctcaaaacaattgccaagtatcaaatcatccaagacaatatgaagcattttctgtttccaaccaaataacaatatgtgcagcggttttcaactccgccatgaacattaaaataaagctaagaacaccattgttcatatgaaaaagcggagcgtgtctctctcccacacaaggattgctaggatccgaatttattcaaacacaaacaaaaataaagacgctccaagtaaagcacatatgatgtgaccgaataaaaatatagtttcaatagaagaaacctgataagttgatgaagaaggggatgccttgggcatccccaagcttagacgcttgagtctccttgaaatatgcagggatgaaccacgggggcatccccaagcatagacttttcactcttcttgatcatatatcatcctcctctcttgacccttgaaaacttccttcacaccaaacttctcataaacttcattagaggggttagtactcaaaaaactttaatccaccttggtcctgtagtgacacattgcaagaactcaataaaacattagctacaactctccacgtctagaaagcctcacttaaagtccacaagagacaatgaaaaaaacagagacagaatctgccaaaacagaacagccagtaaacacgaattttaacgatgtacttccgttgctcaaatcagaaaactcaaaactaatgaaagttgcgtacatatctgaggatcacgcacgtaaattggcagatttttctgagtttcctacagagaaatctgcctagattcgtgacagatagaaatctgtttctgcgcagaaatccaaatctagcatcaactttaccatagagactttatttggcacaaaaacatgataaggagaggttgctacagtagtaaacaacttccaagactcaaatataaaacaaaagtgctgtagtaaaataaacacatgggttatctcccaagaagttctttctttatagccattaagatgggctcagtaattttaatgatactctcgcaagaattaagagttgaagcaaaagagagcatcaagaagaaaattcaaaacacatttaagcctaatccacttcctatgaaaaggaatcttgtacacaaatagattcatgaagaacaaagtggcaagcataggaagataaaacaagagtaacttcaaaagtttcagcatatagagaggtgttttagtaccatgaaaatttctacaaccatattttcctctctcataataattttcagtagcttcatggataaactcaacaacataactatcacataaagcatgcttttcatgattcacaaacacataatttttatcaagctcagcaataataggattaaaactttcaaacccacttttatcaataatataataagatgattgatcaatctcaaaagatatgggactcatagataaagtcaagaactctccaatcccattttcattagtagtacaattaatattatcaagtaacataggaccatcatcaagagatttatcataaacatttgccaaacaaaactctttagtaccatgcatttcgacatcaggcataaacaaagcattatcataaaatttatcaaagtagcatggattatcatagataacagtagcataattattctcacaagttttacttatagggaatatttcaagagcatccacaggaacataacattcatcctcttttggtaagcatggaggacaattaaatagtgtaagagataaagagttgctctcattagaaggttggcatgggtagctaatccattcttcctccttttgttcatcactctcctcttctttttcatccaatgagctttcaggttcatcaatttcctcctctttttcatccaatgagctttcaggttcatcaatttcttcttccacagttcctgcaaattgtgagtgcattcttgtgcattaatgagtctctctttataatcaatgatataaggattatcactgtagctttctacgcaaaaattaaggatagaagagacataatctttaaggtccttacaaacagcacaagtttcataatttttagacatgaatgccttagaagctcccataaataagacaaattgttctacctcttcgaacccaaaatgaatatagctattccaattatagttcataattaaaacttctttactaaagcaacattgaaatttcagatgtttagtatcctgttcagagcaacagtttatatcatggcgtttaagcaagattttagcaattgtatttaatttttctatcacaacactcataacttttcccgttcttgattctctataattattatataattcaataagctccaaataggttgtaggttctcccataatagaagtttttaatttttaggtttttcaaatttttatggattttcgggtatataggaaaaataaaacaagacaagaataaactagacaaaagtaaactaagcaaaataaaactagacagaaataaactaagcacaaatacactagacaaaagtaaactaagcaaaacaaaataaaataaaacaaaaacagagagagaggtagagtgtactccccaggtaaacttatgagtagagctatgcctccccggcaacggcgccagaaaatagtcttgataacccacaagtataggagatcgcaacagtcttcgagggaagtaaaacccaaatttattgattcgacacaaggggaggtaaagaatacttataaaccttaacaactgagttgtcaattcagttgcacctagaaaagcactagtaacaggggtgatgtgaaagcagcagtaatatgagagcagtagtaacagtaacacaacagcagtagcagtaatatgagagcaatggcaccagaaaatagttgatactacttccaatgacatgtagaacgagtatatgattatgcgagatggaccggggttcccagctatctacactagtggtaactctccaataacaagtgttgggtgaacaaattacagttgggcaattgataggattgaaatagcattaagacagaacatcaagattattaatcatgtaggcatgttttccatatatagtcatacgtgctcgcaatgagaaacttgtacaacatcttttgtcctaccagccggtggcagccgggcctctagggaatctactggaaattaaggtactccttttaatagagcacgggagcaaagcattaacactccgtgaaaacatgtgatactcatacctacgccttcccctccggttgtcccagttgctgtcactctggggcctcgggttccggacataaacatgtgcaaacaacttgtagatacaatctaagcaataattatagagcttaaatctaagatcatgccactcgggccctagtgacaagcattaaacacaacaagattgcagcaacaataacttcacaaactttatagatagactaatcataatgtaacaatccatcggatcccaacaaacacaacaccgattacatcagatggatctcaatcatgtaaggcagctcatgagatcattgtattgaagtacatggggagagaataccaactagctacagctagaacccgtagtccatgggggaactactcacggagcatgatggaggcgatggcgttgatggagatggcttccgggggcacttccccgtcccggcagggtgccggaacagagacttctgtcccccgaattggagtttcgcgatggcggcggcgcccctggagactttctggagtttcgtcaattggtgtcgcgtttttaggtcgaaagggcttatataggcgaagagtcggagtcggagggggtacggagccgccacacaacagggcggcgcccccctgggccgtgccagcaccatgtgtggggcccctgggcctcccctctggtccccctcaggtgttctggggtcttccgggaaaaataagatgctgggtcttcgtttcgtcgaattccgagaatattgcccgaacagcctttctggaaccaaaaacaacagaaaacagcaactggcactgtggcatcttgttaataggttagttccggaaaacgcataaaaatattataaagtgtgagaaaaacatgtaggtattgtcataaaacaagcatggaacatcagaaattatggatacgttggagacgtatcacctggcggcggcgggagacgGCCTGCCGGCGGCGCGGTCTTCGGGGCCTGGCGGCTTAGTTGTCGGAGCGTAGCGGGGGCGCTCTGGACGCGACGGGAGGACGGCATGGCCGCGGCGGGAGACGGCCTGGCCGCGGCACGACTTGTCCCTGGCGGCCACGCGAGTCGTCCCTGGTGGCGGCGCGCCTCGTCCCTGGTGGCGGCGCATTCTTCGGGGCCTGGGGGCGCGGTGCTCGGGGCTGAGAAGGAGGAGGCGTCCGTGTCTTTGGGGATGAAGAAAAGAATGAGCAGAGAAAAGTGTGCGGGTGAGGGTTCGGGGTGCGCGAGACAGGCGCGTGGAAATTTTTGCGGTATGAGCACGCCCAGGCTGGGTTGTGAAGCTCAATTTGAGCTTCACAACCGGGTCTAGCTGAGGAGGCTTTTCTGTATGAAGTGGGCATAGCTGAGATGAGTTGGCCCGGGCTAACAAACACATGTTTCACTCAAAATCTCGGTTGAGATGATAATTTCTGAGTTGACccagtctaccaaacacaccctaggaGTTCGGGAGTTTGACTAGCCTAATGAGTAACTGAATGATGCATGTGCAACATGGAGAGAAATTCGTTCAATCTATTGAACttcagactagtcatagtggagagtaacatagagtagtaacatatacatgttactactctatgttactaccttcatagtggagagtaacatatgTGAAAACttatatttattatgttgtagactcattttgtcttgaaaagtgtgatgttatggtaacatagctagttaccacctcactctctttcttcatttaatggcatgccatgtcaccaaaatgtcttggaatgtgtgatgttaccacctaagttactcccactatgaggctgctcatagtggagagtaacttagtctAGTAATATTGTTATGTtattagtctaagttactaccttcatagtgagtAGTAACTTAGATGCGGTTTCATGCAATGTGTCactaattatgttgtagactcatattgcttttgtatgtgtgatgttatggtaacatagctagttaccaccccactcttttttttcttttattgtcatgccatgtcaccaaaatgccttgagatgtgtgatgttaccacctatgttacccccactatgagcagtctgagTAGTCTCATTTGTGTTCCCACAGCGACGAGTTAAAACGACGGTAAGCATTCTGAGTTATTGCCCTGCTCACCGGGAAACTAAACGATTTCCAAGTTCCAATGGGTGCATGCGCCCGAGCGTTAACTTGACTCGCTAAGAAAAGCTGTATAAGTAGTATATACGAAGTCTAGCTCTATCTGAAGCCTGCACCGGCCTCTCTTTGATATGGCCAACAACTCCACTTCTGCAGCTAACCATGTCCATAACCTACCCAAGACGTCGTCGAGATGCATCACGGAGAGCTTCACCGCGACGCACGATTTCGAGGTAACCAATTACCTTCAGCTCGACGGCATGGGCGTCGGCAAGTTCGTTTACTCAGGCACATTCAGCGTTGCTGGCTACGATTGGTCTATCAGGTTCTACCCAGATGGAGTGAGGGATGACTGCGACGGCAATGCATCGGCCTTCTTATATTGCGTCAGCCAGGCGAAGGCTGTGAGAACCAAGTTCACCCTGAACATGCTGGAGAAAGAGGGCAAAGTAAAGGTAACCGACCTCGGTGCCATAGAGCGTAttatttcttcgccaacctacgaTTGGGGTTATCCTCGATTCGTCGAGAAATCGAAGCTGAAATCGTTGTCCCATGCCAACAGTGGGAACTTGATCATACGGTGCGTTCTCACTGTGACGAAAGAACATCGCACTGATGCGGTTACACAGCCGAATCTGGCAGACCATCTTCTGCAGATGTGGAAGGATACAGAAGGAGCAGATGTGACATTCAGCGTTTGTGGCCAGCTTTTCCGTGCCCACAGATGCTTGTTGGCCGCACGGTCTCCGGTTTTCAAGGCGGAGCTTTTTGGGCCGATGAAGGAGAAGGCCACAAACTGTATCAAGATTGACGACATTGAGCCACAAATCTTCGAGGCGCTTCTCCACTTCACATACACAGATTCCATGCTAGACGATGAGCGATTCAAAGAAGGCAAATCTGCAAGTTTGCAGCACTTGTTAGTTGCCGCAGATCGATATGGAGTGGAGAAGCTGAGGGTGATCTGTGAAGGCAAACTCTGTGAGAGCATAGATGTAGAAACGGTTGCGACCACGTTGGTGTTAGCAGAGCAACATCACTGTAAGGATGTCAAAGAAGCTTGCCTTGAGTTTATGGCTTCACGGAAGGTGCTACGAGCTGTCATGGAGACCGATGGTTTCAAGCATTTGGTGACAACATGTCCTCTGCTCATGAAGGAGATACTGGAGAAGGTGTCCCGTAGTGACTTGTAGTCTGCTGAGAGCACAAGTGATAGTAATATGCTTAATTAGTTAGCAGGAGTGCTGATATCGAGTTGCACTTCAACTTTTATGTACTACAGTGATATTTTAATGCTTATGTGTAAGCTTTGTGATGCTACTTTTATTATATGATATCTACTTCAAGGCGTAATTCCTTCTAATTAACAAAATGGTATCAATTCGTACATGGTTGTATATTTGCACTCTAAATTCTAGAATGTTAATCTCTACGGTTTGTGCTGCCCCTATTCTTCAGTTTATATATATATTTCCTATTTGCTTGAATATATTACAGTATCAGTATGAACACTTAGCCGGGTATTACGGCAGAACATAAACTATTCATATAATATAGTTCATACGGCTTACTTAAATAATTTAACCCCACGGAGAATCTGAAAGAACTTGAAGGAAGTGTGCACTTTGCAGCACGCCAGCACCATTCTCTTGGTGCTGCTGTTTTGCACTAACAAAAGCACCCAGAATTGTTACAAACATCATACATACTCTGCAACTATTCTGATTGCTTTTGACTCTTGTTTCTGCGACAAGACTTGATCACACATTTTCTACTTTAAACATTACCGAGGCAAGGTTGCGCAAGGAGCATGAGTTTCTCGCCAACTGTTTGCTAGTAAACACAGAGGAAAAAACGCACCTATGATGATGTTCTCCTTTTCACAGGCGCAAAAGAGACCAATAGCTGATTAACTACATGGGTCTAATGGCTCTATATGATAAGTGAAAATCCATGGTAAAGTAGCATCTGGTTTTCTTTTGGGGTAGCTTAGCTTATGCAATATATCGATGTTGGAAATGTATTTTATGTACACGACCAATTTAAATATATAAGTTTCTGAAAATGCTACAAATTCTAGCATGTTTTCATTTGATTTGGCGTTCCCAAAATATTGTGTCATTTTACATTGTAAATGCCATGTGTCTAGTGTTCTCAATTCGTGCAGATATAGATAGCGCTTTCAACTAATTTTTCTCTTTTGAGTTCATACTTGTCTTAAGAATAATGGAAAAAATATTGGACATTATAGAAGATATTGGCCAAGCTTTCAAAAAAGTCACAAAACATAGTAAATTTCACGTGTCCAGTCTTCTCAACAAATTAAAGGCTTGCCTTGCTGAGATGAGATCCTGGTGATGGTTCAAAATCCCTTTTTGACCAAGTTGTTGAATTTTGTGTAAACCATTTCATTGATATTTCAGATTTGCAGGAAACTTACATTCTCCGTGGTGGTTGGGATCGTCGCCAACCTGATTGTTTTACCAAAGAGAATTATCTTCGAGTGGAAATATTTTGTGCCACACTTGATCCTCAGCTGCACGAATTAGAATTCCGTTTAATGGATCTTCTGTACACTAGTGCTACCTTGATTCCTACAAATAAATACAAATTTTCAAGGCTGGCCATATTTTTCAAATGGTGAAGAAACATTATCGGACTGATTTCAGTCAACAAGAAATTTATGGCGTGGAGCAGCAACTCAAACATTTTTTTGTGGATGGTTCCAATGATAACGAGATGAAAAAAGTGTCAACACTCATATACCATTGCCGCTGCCTCGTTAAGATTGGGAAATAATCTATCTACAACCTGATAGATCACTTGTGACTCTTCTTGTTTCTACGATAAGACTTGATCGCAcatttctattttgaatattaTCAAGACAAGGTTGCGTAATAAGATGGAGGATGAGTTTCTCGCCATTAGCTTGCTAGTAAACATGGAGGGGGGATACACCTAtgatgatgttcttctccttttcACTAAATATACCAAGAGCTGATTAACTATATTGGCCTAAGTGTAAATCCCTGGCAAAGTAGTATATGGTTCTTTTGTTTCAGGGTAGCTTATGCAATATATTGGTGTTAGAAATGTATTTTGTGGACAGGAACAATCTAAATATCTATTTCTAAAAATGCTACAAACTTTGCTTGTTGATTTTAGTTGATTTGGATATTCGTGTCATCCCCGCCACTCTCCCCAGATTTTTTTTTCAAGGTTTGCTAGTGGGTGTGCCTAGTTGGGTTTTATTTTTTTATCTGTTTTGTAAGATATTATTTTGTATCGATTCAACCATGTAGCTTTATTTACAAAAGGAGGCAAACGCTTGTTTCGTGCAGTATAGTAGGTAAATAACTCGTGCGCAGTATAGTAGGTAAATAACTCGTGCACCCACCTGGCTTATATTGTCTAAATCCGTGACAAGTAATGTGGGTAATAGGGAGTACCTCGTTTAGTACTTGGTGACATTCATAAATTTATCACATCCATCAATTGAAGGCGTGAGCCTACTCCGCATTTGCAAGAAAAAGGAATAAAATGGTGAACCTGAAATATGTTTCAAAACATGCCCACGCTGCTTTGATTATCCCAGTCTGACTAGAGTGCCGAGATTCTTATTCACAGGAAGTCTACCGACTGACAACATCAATACACAGCAAAACAAATGCGGATGAAATACACAGGAATAACATCATAGCAGTCAATCATCTACGATAGGATAAGGTGAAAACCCATCTCTAACATGCCAAATTCTTATGCCAATGCAGACCACAGAACCAGGAACAGGCTCATCAACCCCGTGAAACTGCCCGAGACAGTACGGTGACCAGCATTCTTGCCTGCAATCAAGAGGAACATGCTTGTCAAGTCACAAATCATtgatttttcctttcttttgttcAAACTTCAAAGCATAGGTGCGGTTCAAACAAGGTTTAATGCCTACTTGAAGATCAAGTTTCAATTGTGTTTTGAGCTAGTCGCTTAAACTGAAGTCCATGATCAAAAAAAGAAAATCTCCCTTATGAACATCCATAAGAGTGCAGACCATGCTAAGAGTTTAGCAAAACGTTAAAATCGTGGGGCCATCGATATGAAACTTTAGCGACATAGCTAAGTGTCAGGAGAAAATGAAAAATAGTGTGAACAATAGAAACATCGCTGCACAAGCCAAGTTTCAGGAGAAAATGAAAAAAGTGTGAACATCAGAAACATCACTCCGCAAGGCATGGCAACACATTTGTAATAACATTCACACAATTCCCGTGAAACATCTTGCAGACTTAAATACAGAGCAAACCTAAATTAAATTCTACTCCTAAACAATTTGACATACACAAATAA contains the following coding sequences:
- the LOC124665727 gene encoding BTB/POZ and MATH domain-containing protein 2-like — its product is MANNSTSAANHVHNLPKTSSRCITESFTATHDFEVTNYLQLDGMGVGKFVYSGTFSVAGYDWSIRFYPDGVRDDCDGNASAFLYCVSQAKAVRTKFTLNMLEKEGKVKVTDLGAIERIISSPTYDWGYPRFVEKSKLKSLSHANSGNLIIRCVLTVTKEHRTDAVTQPNLADHLLQMWKDTEGADVTFSVCGQLFRAHRCLLAARSPVFKAELFGPMKEKATNCIKIDDIEPQIFEALLHFTYTDSMLDDERFKEDRYGVEKLRVICEGKLCESIDVETVATTLVLAEQHHCKDVKEACLEFMASRKVLRAVMETDGFKHLVTTCPLLMKEILEKVSRSDL